Genomic segment of Gopherus flavomarginatus isolate rGopFla2 chromosome 2, rGopFla2.mat.asm, whole genome shotgun sequence:
GGGGCCAGTGCCCCAGCGTTCagctggctggagcagcaggaaACAGCATTCTTGTGATTTTCAATGGTTCAGAGTCCATCCCACACCAGCAGGCCCGAGAGCCCTGTGGCCCAGCCCAGCGTGTGCCATGCATGCCCCATGATCCATCATGCGCAGGCCACGCTGCCTCCATGTCCTCTTCATGACACATAGGCTTCACCCCATCCTGGGAAAGAAAAGAAGGATCCCGTGGAAGTCAGTGGATGAGCCAattaggacccaggagtcctggctgccagctccacccccactctaaccactagccacCACTCCCTTTGCAGGGCTAGGATAGAACCCGAGTCCTGGTTCCTAGTGAGCTGTCCGCTCTCCTCCCAGGCTGAGGCCCCTGACAGCACTCAGTGTCTTGGCAGGGcccagctccaggctgggacaggctcAGGGCGGAGAGACCCAGGGGATCCCCCCGCCCATCTCTAGGTTTCCTCCACTGGGAGCTCGTGGAGCTGTGGCACTCACTGGCCTGGCAGGGGGAGCCGCGCGGCATCGGGTGGTGGGTTCTGGGGGAGGCAGgttgctggtgggggggaggaaatctCCTGCACTGGCCATTGGCTAACTCCCAGGGAGTTGGTCTCACGCCCCAAGATgccaaagggcccaaccctgacAGCAGCAGGACCCTGGGATTGTGGGGGCTCAGCCCCTCCCAGGATTGGGCTCCTGGGCCCTGTGCATGGGCTGTAAATTGGCACCACTGCGGTTTGTGGTGCCCGCTCAGCAGTGGGATGCCCCCACTGGGACCATCACACAAGAGCTGACGTGAACACCATCCCTCCAACGCCCAAGGCTGATCATGGTGCAGCCTGCCTCCCTGCGGCTGGGGGCCAGCTgccagctccatcccagagcagGCTGCATCTCCCAGGTGCCAAGGGAACCCTGGGTATTTTCTTCTCCATTGCTGAGCTGCTGGCCCCTTGAGGATGGGCAGGTGGATGGCGGGGTACAGCTCCGAGAGACTCCTGCAGAACAGCCCTTTGGGCCAGAGCCCCGTGTGTCTGTGCCCCTTGGTGTGGGGACCAGGAAATGCTGCAGCATCTGTGGAGCCTGCCAGAGCTAGGGGCAGTAGCCAACCCATGTGCCCATTGCCCACTCATCCTGGCAGCCATGTCCCTTTAGTGCTGAGGTCCTGCCCAGTGCTTCATGCCCTGGGTCCAGCAGCGCCCCACACCAAGATCTCCAtggcactgccccagccctgtcccttttCAGCCCActgagatctgagcagggcccATTCCTCCCTCTGCTGGGCATTGATCAGCACCAGGTTcccctcccattgacttaccCACCTCCCCGAGCCCCCTGGCACCCTTTGGGCAGGTCAGACCTTGTCCCTGCCATGCTCAACGGACCCCATTCCTGCTGGTTTCTCTCCCTTACCCCTGCCCAACTAGGGGTCTGTACCCCTTCCCTTAGCCCCATTACCAGACCTGGCAGTACAGCACACTGGGCTGGATGCCCAGTGCCGCAGCCAGGGACACCTGCACTTGGGGCCAGGTGCCACAACCACCAGAAGGGGTTCCCACCCCCTAGCCCATTTTACAGAGCAGGCGATAATACAGGGTGTGACAAAGTGgagattttcccttgttatgttgtatgcaTCTTACTGTTTTGCAGGAATgctatgtgtgcctcagtttccctttgtatTGCACCAGTGTTTAgatcagaggtggccaacctgtgtcagaagttaatatgcggctccttgtataggcaccgactctggggctggagctacaggtgccaactttccggGGAGTGCTCACTACTCAATCTCTAGCTCTgcaacaggccctgcccctgctccaccccttcccatcccctccttGAGCCTGCTgcgccctcgctcctccccccagcctcccacaggaaacagctgattgggagagaggtgctgggactgggggaggggaagctgctggggggtgctgatgtattactgtggctctttggcaatgtacattggtaaattctggctccttctcaggctcaggttggccacccctggtccagGTGGTGGGAATGAGCGTGTGTGACTTCTGTAGGGGTTGCTCCAACTGCCTGCATGCAAGCCGAGACTCAGGAGGGGGATGGGACCAGGTGACTCTTGGCCTGGGAAGTGagagaaaggccagaggaggagcaacgggtaggggccaggcagctggaaggAGTGAGTCTTGGCTGGCTTGGGGCACGGGGGAGGACCAGAGCCCTGGCTTCgggttcccttccccccacaagaTGGACTTGGCCGAAAAAtctctgatttctgtgctaacaagttctgttctGGGCTGTGCTCCTGTCAACTAATAAACCCtctgttttacgctggctgagagtcatgtctgactgcggagttggggtctggctgccccaggaccccgcccGGACAGATTGGCTGCAggaagcacatggaggggcagggctgctgaATGcgccggggtcagacccaggaaggtggaagcttcttgccctgggCACAGTCTGCTcaaagagaggaggctcccccagagtcctgcctggcttcgcAGGGAGCacttccagagcatcgcccaggcgACTCCATGGCACAGGGCCCAATCCCGCCACGCTGGCTTCCCCAGatctgtgtctgtgtgtaggTCCCACAGGGTAGCGGGGGTCTTcaggtgggaagggggcaggagggagctctcATGGATGTTGCCAtgtcccggggtgggggggatgcgAAACTGCTGGCTCCCAGGCATTGGCGGCGCATGAACAGCGGCTGGGGGAGGCTAGACCCCAACCCCGTCCCTTCCACCCAAGGCCACACCCCTTCTGCTACCTGCCGGAGTCCAGAAGGCCCCCCATCGTGGCCACCAGCCCAGTCCTGTAGCTAGCTCCCAGCACCAAAGGAAGGCCATGAAGGAGGACGGCGCGTGGCCCCCACGTGCAGGGAGAGGTCAAGGCATGGGGTGGGGCCATGCCTGGCAGTTTGGAGAGGAACAGCCTAAACCTATGCGACCCGCTGTCCATGCTCTCAGGCCCACACTCTGACCGCCCCGGGACCAAGCTGGGAGAAAACTGGGCTATGGTGACTCCAGAGatggacacaggggccagagtcCTTTTATTCCCCAGTGCCGGGCTGGGCCACTGCTATGTCCAGAGCCAAGGTAACACCCGCCCCAGAgcgccccacagccagcacccacGGGTCCATGGTCTCCTCGGGCCCATGCAGAGCCACTCTCCTGCCCCACAATGGGCCAGCAGGTGGCCTGGCTCGGGCACAGGAGCCCCACTGCTtgggctggcccaggggagaggcGAGGTGCCCCgctgcagggctccagcagggctACAGGTACTTGTAGATGACCCTCTCGGGCACGGTCTGCACTTCCAGCCGGACGGGGCACTTGTAGAAGAAGGAGAGCAGCGTCTCGGTGTAGCCCACCAGGAAGTAGAACTTGTAGGGCGGCAGGCGCTGCAGGAAGACGGCGCAGATGATCAGCACGTTGGCGCGGCGCTTCAGCACGATCTCGTTGGCCAGGCAGCCGTGGAAGGTGCCGTAGATGAACTTGCGGATGAAAACGTCCTCCACGGTGCGCTCGGCTGCCCCGCCCTCCCCATCCAGGTTACCTGCAGGGCAgacagggcagtggggggtgaggggacggCACCAGGCAAACATGCCCACAGGGCACCTTTAAGAGACGGTACGAGCAGCACCAgccagagcagggggctgtgtgggtaTCCAGCCAGGGCACTGCATCAGGATCCGGCCAGGGAACACACATCTGATGGGAGACagagactccctctccctccgctCCCCTCTCCCACGCCTGGAGAAGAGCTCAGGGGGGCGGGAGGAGAACGGCTCATGCCAGGTTGaagaccccccacccccttttgttAAGTCAGAGGGACCACACaacaggaggcgctgtggggggcagggcagggcacggaCTGGGAGGAGGCACTCCCAGCTACTCCCGCcccggcctctcccagcaggaggcgctgtggggggcaggacagggcacCGACTGGGAGGAGGCACTCCCAGCTACTCCCACcccggcctctcccagcaggaagCGCTGTGGGGGACAGGGCACGTGCTGAGAGATGGAGAAGCCCAGGTACCCCCAGGGTAGCGGCTGGCAGGTCACTCACTGGTGTGCAGGGAGAGCCAGCCCTTGCGATGGGCGATGTAGTGGGGCGGGTGGGCCTGTTCGTACGTCACTGGCTTGTCTCCTTTTCCGACTCGCACTCGGGCCGCCCGGTTCTGTAAGATAACACCCATGGGTGGGGAGCGAAAAACAACATGGAGGCTACCCCTGCTCGGCAGGGCCAGGAGCGGGGCACACATCTTCCCCTGCTCCATAGGCATTAATGGCCCAGAAGGGCCGGGGCAGCAGGTATTTCAGAGCGTTCGGCAGTACCTAGGGCCCAGAGCACTGACCCCCTGGTGCTAGCAGGCTGATCCCACTATCCACATGCCCCCTTCCTCAGGACTGGCACTGTCATGCCCTGGCTCCACATGGCAGCAGAACGGCATGCAGCCTGTGTGAGAGGCAGCTTGCAGGAAGCTTTAGCCCGAGTGTTCATTTCCCTGCTAAGTGCGCCTCTGGGTCCTGCCCAGTCTGATGCCTCAGAATCACTCACACTCTCAGCAGGTATCTCAGGGGCGCTGAAGGTGCAGACGCAGCGAAGAACAGGCACTGCGAGGTGCAGGCTACAGAACTAAGCCCAGGAGCCGCTCTTCGACATCGACTCGCTGAGCCTCCAGTCTCCTGCCACCCTTGGACAGGGCAGAATCACCTTATGtcctgggggaaactgaggcatggacaaGAAAGGACCCACCCCTGGTCatccagggagtcagtggcaaacCTGCatgtagaacccaggagtcctgcctccctgcCCTAGCCACACCTGCCACGCAGGACGGTTCGGGGGACACGCAGCTGGGGTGGACTCCATAGGAGAGAGTAAAGGCTCCTGGCACAGGTTGCTGGGGCCGAAGGGGGGTTTCCAAGGCCTCGCCCAGAACTCTGTGCTTCTGTCCCTGCTGGCGAGTGGCTTTGCTGGGTGGGTGAGGCCCTGTCTCACAGGCCCCTCTCCAGCTTCGGTTTTGCAGGTTCAGAGGGCTGTTACTTACCTTACAGCTTCTGGGATTCTTTGAGGGGCTGTCCATGGGATCCCATCGCTGGCACCTGCGTCTCACAAGTGCACAAGCCATGTATGCCAGTGCTGGGATCCACATGGACagacctttgcagcagcagcccGCTGTGCACTTACCTTGTGACACACAGCAGTGGTCTGAATAGCCCGGCTGCAGGAAAGGAGCCACGAGAAAGCGCCCTGGGTCCATGGAGTGGCCtagtaaagcaaagcacagggcgtcagggagcaggggaggcggCGAGTGTAACAGACTCCTGGTTGCATGCTGGGAATTGAACAAAGGAGCTGCAGCACCAGAGACACAAACCCCTGGACTGAGCTGCAGCAGTCACGTTCATGGGAGCCAGGAgccagctgctagaacaggggtgCTCAAATTATGGCACGGGGGccgcatccggcccttcagacattttaatttggCCCCCAAGCTCCCGCCAGGGAGCAAggtccagggcttgccctgctccagcgctCCAGCCAGGTAGCGGG
This window contains:
- the MRPS24 gene encoding 28S ribosomal protein S24, mitochondrial isoform X1; translated protein: MAALLCGRGLKATPWTQGAFSWLLSCSRAIQTTAVCHKNRAARVRVGKGDKPVTYEQAHPPHYIAHRKGWLSLHTSNLDGEGGAAERTVEDVFIRKFIYGTFHGCLANEIVLKRRANVLIICAVFLQRLPPYKFYFLVGYTETLLSFFYKCPVRLEVQTVPERVIYKYL
- the MRPS24 gene encoding 28S ribosomal protein S24, mitochondrial isoform X2, which translates into the protein MRRTHRCPRLWSRPMRCYSNRLTLGASPSSGSSTSATPWTQGAFSWLLSCSRAIQTTAVCHKNRAARVRVGKGDKPVTYEQAHPPHYIAHRKGWLSLHTSNLDGEGGAAERTVEDVFIRKFIYGTFHGCLANEIVLKRRANVLIICAVFLQRLPPYKFYFLVGYTETLLSFFYKCPVRLEVQTVPERVIYKYL